From one Drosophila subpulchrella strain 33 F10 #4 breed RU33 chromosome 3L, RU_Dsub_v1.1 Primary Assembly, whole genome shotgun sequence genomic stretch:
- the LOC119553070 gene encoding spermine oxidase yields the protein MEKCRASSRIMIVGAGASGIAAATRLLQNNFGDVQILEAENRIGGRINTISFGDNVVDVGAQWVHGKERNCVYEMVKDMGVVSDTGDFFSNVKRVRSNKEVVPDDLACSIHDIALGSMPSGPLPVVGSFGNHLVETFWRNIESQLPRVDRTLASEALDAFAKHESSIIGADNLFEVSVREHIEYDECDGDKLVHWGTKGYQRFLRLLMKVGEDAPEELGLLEGRVRLGKKVTKIELARPRKVIVRCEDGDYFEVDHVICTVSLGVLQEQHERLFVPPLPAAKVNAIRGLTLGTVNKMYMEFEEQPFPKDWVGFFCFWLAQDLKELRKTEYFWLEGITGIHKITCQPRLLMAWVGGSFGRHMETLSDEKVLEGLQWLFRKFLTFEIPPPKRFHRSKWFSNPNFRGTWTFRPTKADERETGPRDLEAPVMGEDGHLGLLFAGEASSRNHFSTVHGAVEAGWREADRLIRLYSTCGSKS from the coding sequence ATGGAAAAATGCCGAGCCTCCTCTAGGATAATGATCGTCGGAGCAGGAGCCTCGGGAATTGCCGCCGCCACGCGACTCCTGCAGAACAACTTTGGCGATGTGCAGATCCTGGAGGCGGAGAACCGCATCGGTGGGCGGATCAACACCATCTCTTTCGGGGACAACGTCGTCGATGTGGGCGCCCAGTGGGTCCATGGCAAGGAGCGCAATTGTGTGTACGAGATggtcaaggacatgggcgtgGTGAGCGACACGGGCGACTTTTTCAGCAACGTCAAGAGGGTGAGGTCCAACAAGGAGGTGGTTCCGGATGACCTGGCCTGCAGCATTCACGACATTGCCTTGGGGAGCATGCCAAGTGGTCCCCTACCGGTGGTGGGATCCTTCGGCAATCACCTGGTGGAGACCTTCTGGCGGAACATCGAGAGCCAGTTGCCCCGGGTGGACAGGACTTTGGCCAGTGAGGCTTTGGATGCGTTTGCCAAGCATGAGAGCTCCATCATTGGTGCGGACAACCTTTTTGAGGTCTCCGTGAGGGAACACATCGAGTATGATGAATGCGATGGCGACAAGCTGGTCCACTGGGGCACAAAGGGATACCAGAGATTCCTGCGCCTGCTGATGAAGGTCGGCGAGGATGCGCCCGAGGAGCTGGGCTTACTCGAGGGACGGGTTCGTCTCGGCAAGAAGGTCACCAAGATTGAATTGGCCAGACCTCGTAAGGTGATCGTGCGCTGCGAGGATGGGGATTACTTCGAGGTGGACCACGTCATCTGCACTGTTTCCCTGGGCGTCCTGCAGGAGCAGCACGAGAGGCTCTTTGTTCCACCTCTTCCAGCGGCCAAGGTGAATGCCATTCGGGGACTCACCCTTGGGACTGTGAACAAAATGTATATGGAGTTTGAGGAGCAACCATTTCCCAAGGATTGGGTGGGTTTCTTCTGCTTTTGGTTGGCCCAGGATCTGAAGGAGTTGCGCAAGACGGAGTACTTTTGGCTGGAGGGGATTACCGGTATCCACAAGATCACCTGCCAGCCGCGACTGCTGATGGCCTGGGTGGGGGGTTCCTTTGGTCGTCACATGGAAACCCTGTCCGATGAGAAGGTCCTGGAGGGCTTGCAGTGGCTCTTCCGCAAGTTCCTCACCTTTGAGATTCCGCCACCGAAGCGCTTTCACCGCAGCAAGTGGTTCTCGAATCCGAATTTCCGCGGCACCTGGACCTTTCGTCCAACGAAGGCCGATGAACGGGAGACGGGACCCAGGGATCTGGAGGCTCCTGTGATGGGGGAGGATGGCCATCTGGGCCTGCTGTTCGCCGGCGAAGCCTCCAGCAGGAACCACTTTTCCACCGTTCACGGAGCCGTGGAGGCGGGATGGCGAGAAGCAGATCGTCTGATCAGGCTCTACTCCACTTGTGGTTCCAAATCCTGA
- the LOC119553072 gene encoding uncharacterized Golgi apparatus membrane protein-like protein CG5021 isoform X4, producing the protein MASATVPLLDDDTIPFGEEDEMRDPSRAGQKYTHPYVTFFHLFFRGAAIVIYMFCGWFSDSFITSFVFVVLFLSADFWTVKNISGRLLVGLRWWNYVDDDGVSHWVFESKNSRINKHEQRIFWLGLILCPFFWGLFFLMALFGLKFKWLLLVMIAIALNAANLYGYIKCNYGASQDLNSAATDFVKTQLFKNAMDIMTRPSGAPPPTNVRPTGVV; encoded by the exons ATGGCCTCCGCAACG GTGCCGCTGCTCGACGATGACACGATACCCTTTGGCGAGGAGGACGAGATGCGGGATCCCAGTCGCGCGGGCCAGAAATACAC GCACCCCTACGTCACCTTCTTCCACCTGTTCTTCAGAGGCGCCGCCATCGTGATCTACATGTTCTGCGGCTGGTTCAGCGACTCCTTCATCACCAGCTTCGTGTTCGTGGTGCTCTTCCTGTCCGCCGACTTCTGGACGGTCAAGAACATCTCGGGAAGGTTGCTGGTGGGTCTGCGCTGGTGGAACTACGTCGACGACGACGGAGTGTCGCACTGGGTGTTTGAGTCGAAGAAC AGTCGGATCAACAAGCACGAGCAGCGCATCTTTTGGCTGGGACTCATCCTCTGTCCCTTCTTCTGGGGCCTCTTCTTCCTGATGGCCCTGTTCGGCCTGAAGTTCAAgtggctgctgctggtgaTGATCGCCATTGCGCTGAATGCCGCCAATCTGTACGGCTACATCAAGTGCAATTATGGCGCCAGCCAGGATCTGAACTCTGCCGCCACCGACTTTGTGAAGACGCAGCTCTTCAAGAACGCCATGGACATCATGACAAGGCCCAGTGGTGCCCCGCCGCCAACCAATGTGCGTCCCACAGGAGTCGTTTGA
- the LOC119553072 gene encoding uncharacterized Golgi apparatus membrane protein-like protein CG5021 isoform X3, producing the protein MASATVRNVPLLDDDTIPFGEEDEMRDPSRAGQKYTHPYVTFFHLFFRGAAIVIYMFCGWFSDSFITSFVFVVLFLSADFWTVKNISGRLLVGLRWWNYVDDDGVSHWVFESKNSRINKHEQRIFWLGLILCPFFWGLFFLMALFGLKFKWLLLVMIAIALNAANLYGYIKCNYGASQDLNSAATDFVKTQLFKNAMDIMTRPSGAPPPTNVRPTGVV; encoded by the exons ATGGCCTCCGCAACGGTAAGAAAT GTGCCGCTGCTCGACGATGACACGATACCCTTTGGCGAGGAGGACGAGATGCGGGATCCCAGTCGCGCGGGCCAGAAATACAC GCACCCCTACGTCACCTTCTTCCACCTGTTCTTCAGAGGCGCCGCCATCGTGATCTACATGTTCTGCGGCTGGTTCAGCGACTCCTTCATCACCAGCTTCGTGTTCGTGGTGCTCTTCCTGTCCGCCGACTTCTGGACGGTCAAGAACATCTCGGGAAGGTTGCTGGTGGGTCTGCGCTGGTGGAACTACGTCGACGACGACGGAGTGTCGCACTGGGTGTTTGAGTCGAAGAAC AGTCGGATCAACAAGCACGAGCAGCGCATCTTTTGGCTGGGACTCATCCTCTGTCCCTTCTTCTGGGGCCTCTTCTTCCTGATGGCCCTGTTCGGCCTGAAGTTCAAgtggctgctgctggtgaTGATCGCCATTGCGCTGAATGCCGCCAATCTGTACGGCTACATCAAGTGCAATTATGGCGCCAGCCAGGATCTGAACTCTGCCGCCACCGACTTTGTGAAGACGCAGCTCTTCAAGAACGCCATGGACATCATGACAAGGCCCAGTGGTGCCCCGCCGCCAACCAATGTGCGTCCCACAGGAGTCGTTTGA
- the LOC119553072 gene encoding uncharacterized Golgi apparatus membrane protein-like protein CG5021 isoform X2, with translation MASATVPLLDDDTIPFGEEDEMRDPSRAGQKYTHPYVTFFHLFFRGAAIVIYMFCGWFSDSFITSFVFVVLFLSADFWTVKNISGRLLVGLRWWNYVDDDGVSHWVFESKNSESYQSRINKHEQRIFWLGLILCPFFWGLFFLMALFGLKFKWLLLVMIAIALNAANLYGYIKCNYGASQDLNSAATDFVKTQLFKNAMDIMTRPSGAPPPTNVRPTGVV, from the exons ATGGCCTCCGCAACG GTGCCGCTGCTCGACGATGACACGATACCCTTTGGCGAGGAGGACGAGATGCGGGATCCCAGTCGCGCGGGCCAGAAATACAC GCACCCCTACGTCACCTTCTTCCACCTGTTCTTCAGAGGCGCCGCCATCGTGATCTACATGTTCTGCGGCTGGTTCAGCGACTCCTTCATCACCAGCTTCGTGTTCGTGGTGCTCTTCCTGTCCGCCGACTTCTGGACGGTCAAGAACATCTCGGGAAGGTTGCTGGTGGGTCTGCGCTGGTGGAACTACGTCGACGACGACGGAGTGTCGCACTGGGTGTTTGAGTCGAAGAAC TCTGAATCCTACCAGAGTCGGATCAACAAGCACGAGCAGCGCATCTTTTGGCTGGGACTCATCCTCTGTCCCTTCTTCTGGGGCCTCTTCTTCCTGATGGCCCTGTTCGGCCTGAAGTTCAAgtggctgctgctggtgaTGATCGCCATTGCGCTGAATGCCGCCAATCTGTACGGCTACATCAAGTGCAATTATGGCGCCAGCCAGGATCTGAACTCTGCCGCCACCGACTTTGTGAAGACGCAGCTCTTCAAGAACGCCATGGACATCATGACAAGGCCCAGTGGTGCCCCGCCGCCAACCAATGTGCGTCCCACAGGAGTCGTTTGA
- the LOC119553072 gene encoding uncharacterized Golgi apparatus membrane protein-like protein CG5021 isoform X1 — translation MASATVRNVPLLDDDTIPFGEEDEMRDPSRAGQKYTHPYVTFFHLFFRGAAIVIYMFCGWFSDSFITSFVFVVLFLSADFWTVKNISGRLLVGLRWWNYVDDDGVSHWVFESKNSESYQSRINKHEQRIFWLGLILCPFFWGLFFLMALFGLKFKWLLLVMIAIALNAANLYGYIKCNYGASQDLNSAATDFVKTQLFKNAMDIMTRPSGAPPPTNVRPTGVV, via the exons ATGGCCTCCGCAACGGTAAGAAAT GTGCCGCTGCTCGACGATGACACGATACCCTTTGGCGAGGAGGACGAGATGCGGGATCCCAGTCGCGCGGGCCAGAAATACAC GCACCCCTACGTCACCTTCTTCCACCTGTTCTTCAGAGGCGCCGCCATCGTGATCTACATGTTCTGCGGCTGGTTCAGCGACTCCTTCATCACCAGCTTCGTGTTCGTGGTGCTCTTCCTGTCCGCCGACTTCTGGACGGTCAAGAACATCTCGGGAAGGTTGCTGGTGGGTCTGCGCTGGTGGAACTACGTCGACGACGACGGAGTGTCGCACTGGGTGTTTGAGTCGAAGAAC TCTGAATCCTACCAGAGTCGGATCAACAAGCACGAGCAGCGCATCTTTTGGCTGGGACTCATCCTCTGTCCCTTCTTCTGGGGCCTCTTCTTCCTGATGGCCCTGTTCGGCCTGAAGTTCAAgtggctgctgctggtgaTGATCGCCATTGCGCTGAATGCCGCCAATCTGTACGGCTACATCAAGTGCAATTATGGCGCCAGCCAGGATCTGAACTCTGCCGCCACCGACTTTGTGAAGACGCAGCTCTTCAAGAACGCCATGGACATCATGACAAGGCCCAGTGGTGCCCCGCCGCCAACCAATGTGCGTCCCACAGGAGTCGTTTGA